The following is a genomic window from Carassius carassius chromosome 24, fCarCar2.1, whole genome shotgun sequence.
TCACAAGCTGTTCAGTAACAATGCAGACGCCAGTGCAAGTTCCACTGCGCTTAAAACTAGTCCTTTATATCTAACATCTCATTTGTATTCTGTCTTAATGGACTGAATAATTTGTGTATGGATATCTTAGTAACACAATTGTGTCCTCTGTTTTGCAGATAAGAGCTGTTTTGAGTCTCTCTTTAATAACAAAGTCATGCATGAGATCATGCAACACTTTGCTGTGTGCCATGTTGACGCCCCAGGACAGCAGGAGGGTGCCAGCATGCTTTCCACAGAGTAAGTGAGGGTGTCATTGCAACCATCTTATGGTTCCAGGTCTATCAGACCATCCGAAGGCACACGATTAACTAAAACCTTCAGATTTATGTCTCAAAATTGAAAGTGAATGTCACTCTTACGAATTCTGTcaacaaagacaaaaaacatCTTTAGGTTAATTCCCCCATGCCTCTAAAACAGGAAATCCATTTCAAATCTGTTCAATCGGAGTGGATCAGCTTTAGGAAATATAATGCAGACAGCTTTAATCAGCACCCTCTAGCACCAGACTGGCAGAATGTAGGTCAGCATGTCACTTGTAGGGTCTGAGGGGAGCAGAACATGTTTATGAACTGCCATCTGATAGAGCAACTAACGGACATCCACTGCCCATAATCCAACCTCCCAGAACAGCATCCAGACAGATTATGACCTCGCCAATGCCTGGAAGGCCATCACCCAAACCTAATGAACCTGTCATACTGTTTGATTGGAACAAACGCCATAGTATTTGACCTGCATATTGTTCATCATATGTGAGTTTGTTAAAGAACTGTCTGTTATTATTTTAGGTATCCCTACCCTTCCATGGATCAGCTCTCAAAAACCCTCCCTATGGTTCCCAAGTATTTTGGGTAAATCTTAAATGCTTAAAACTAATATGTTTAACTcttattttgtaacattgtctTGATCCAAACCTACCTGAATGCTTGCTCTTTTTCCCTCACAGTCTGAAGAGTGTGGTTGGAATGGCGGTTGGAGCTGGAGCCAGCATCCTTGCTTGCTTTGCAGTGagttttatataattttcctCTCAGTTGCATTTTGAATTGCTTTGAATAGCTTGGATTACAATTCTGCAACTTTGGCTACAAAGCATTTTGCAATGTTATTCTGCTGATTATTATCACCAGGTGTTAAATCAGTAGTTCAATCACAGGAATGTGTGAATgttattttgcattaattattgattttcacATGTGTCTCTTAAAGCTCAAACATCCAGACATGGTGGAAGGTCTTGTTCTGATTAATCTGAGTGTGCAGGCAGAGAGTTTAATGCACTGGGcaggacaaaatatataaaattgatttttttttatgctagATTTGCAGTCACACAAGATTTAAAATGACTGCATTATTTAACTAATTTGaatgagtttatatatataagttCAAAGCCCTGCCATTGCACAAATCCTCAATAAAGCGTTACACTCTCAGCAGATTACAAGCTGAACTCATGTTCTCCCTGATACAGCCATTTCACACCTGTTTGGAAAGGTGAGAACTGAGGAAAGCTGTGAATAATTTGACTGATTAATGAGCTTTTGATATGATTTATAATCTTGAGATTGAGAGACCAATACAAGGAAGAAATGTAAATGCATGAACACGTCAGTAAGTCCCACCCGATGACAGTAAACATACAAGATTTTGACAAGTGCCTAGACCAGTGCCATCCAAACCTGTCTAGTAGAACCCCTGCCCTGCACCTTTTGTAAGTCTCCCTTATCTAACACACCAGATTCCACTCATCcgttcattagtagagactgcacaAACTAAATTTGGAGTGTCTGATAAGGGAGACATGGGGGTCCTCTAGGACAGGTTTAGGAACCACTGGCCTAGACCTTAAAATTGTGCTTCAATCAGTGATTTGTCTTCATGACAGGTGTCCAGCTTTGTTGATAGTGGTTGATAATTCTCCAGCTGTGGATGTTGTGGTGAGAACTGCTATTTCTTTACTAtcttaaatatgttaaaatatgttaTCTTATATGATTCCCATAGAAATATAATGTTACTCGACGGAGATTGCCTTCAACAATTTCCCCATTATTAActataaactgtaaataaattgAAACCAAAgcagtgtgcaaagcagtaatataataattatataaacatttCACAGGTTGCCAGCAAATCCAGAATgaaccaaaaaaacaacaacatttctcAAGGTCAGTGACCTTACCATCCTTTGCATTCACTCAAACACACTTAATTAACTAATAGCAGCTAATTTGATATCCCAGCATTTCGTTGTTATCTTTGTTCcgaagtgtttttattttgtcaaacATGAGTCATATAATACAGATCGCCCTCTTTCCTTACTTAGATAACATCCCTACCCGCAACAATTTCCCCATTGCACGGTTATGCAtttaagctttatatatatatatatatatatatatatatatatatatatatatatatatatatatatatatatatatatatatatatatatatatatatatatataattatttatttttttatcactccTCTGAGATAACTGAGGGGTCCATCTTCTTTATCTGATCTAAAACAGGTTGCCAAGTTTTATAAAACATTGGTACAGCCTCTTATAGAGTGCCATATTTTTTCTATGGTCATATAATGTAGTAGGTCCTTAAGCCATTGCTTAAAGTTTGGAGGGGATTTTTCTTTCCACTTGAGCAgcattaaaggtgcaataggagatcttagaaaatgctaacattagcctgatagcactgaaagcgaacCTCCCTGACGTTTCCATGGAGAGCAGCTCTGGAGCAGAGCACAGTTCCTCAGCCCTCACACATTCCATCGAGCTGTCCTGCTGAATATTAAAATGGGGAGTGTGTATGTGCGTGATTGTGTTGGAGAGCTTTCTGATGAGGAGGATGAATGTTTGGctcaattttttttcatattgcataTTTCTGTACTTGTAATATCTAACAGTACTGCAAAATACTGACAGTATTTTTAGTATGTCAACAATGTAGTCTACAGAACATTTGATATAGTATCTAAATCAGTGGTTGTGCATCTTTCGGTCCAATCTTACATTATATTAATGAGCAAGGAAGATATGAAGGTCAAACATATGATGTCTAACCATGTGAAAATTCTAAATACATACAATATAATTATGTCATGAATTCACAGCTACACTATTACAGATATTGTGATATAcacaacagaaataaataaatacaagttaaAGCATAAGGATAAGCAAATGCCTTTTaataagaaagaaacatttcttgcatttttccagaattaaatataaacagtaacaacttggcaaaagaaaaatgtgaatCACTGTCACTTCTTTTATAAGTATTTCAGAATATGTTACTTAACAAAGATACAAAAATGTCTTTTAACAGCATTTTAcctaatgtactgtatatttaaaaaaaatgatgatgtGTATTTCTTTAAGGAGAATTTCTTTTATCGTCGAAGCCatgcaatatttttatatatatattttttgaagtcAACATCTTAAATGTAACATTTCCTTACTTTTAATATTTGTCCCCATCCATCAGAAATCTTGTTGTACCATAAAGTCCTTGAGTCTGAACTAACATTATTCCCCTCACAAGCCATCTCAATATGAGTTTTTGTGCTGACGTTCATTCTTAAATCATCTGAAATGATTTATCATCAACAGTGAATGATTCCCTTCTATGCTATGCAGCATCCCTGTCACTGTCAAATGTGATGCACAGACGAAAAACGTGAGCCTATAAGGATGCCATAAAAAGAGATTGTGGTGAATTAGTTAGTTAACAATCTCATTGAGCTCATAATATTGCTCCAGATCTGCAAAGATATCATTTGGATTCCTGCAGGAGAGGTTGCAGAAGCAGGCGTTGATCCACATGTATTTCCAGGAAAAAACTGAACCATCTGGACTGGTCAAACTCCACCTCGATGGTCTTAGACTTGTATGGGATGCAGCAGCGCTCATCGCTACAGACTCCACAGTATTTGATGCAGCCTGAGATGGTGAAGTTCTGAAACTCTGGTTCACGGTAGATGTTCAGGCATTTTTTACCCGGCTGAGTGACAGATATGGCAATCAATACATCTATCCATCAGTGACAATAATTTgacagtcaatcaatcaattcaTCTAACAATCAATTAATCTGCTGTCTtcctatctctgtctgtctgtctgtgtgtgtgtgtgtcagtctatctatctatctatctatctatctatctatctatctatctatctatctatctatctatctatctatctatctatctatctatctatctatcaatcaatGACAAtgatatcaatcaatcaatcaattcatCAAACAATCCATCCATCTGCTGTCTtcctatctgtgtgtgtgtgtgtgtgtgtgtgtctgtcttcctatctctgtgtgtgtgtgtgtgtgtgtgtgtctgtcttcctatctctgtctgtgtgtttgtgtgtgtgtgtgtgtgtgtgtctgtatctgtctgtgtgtctgtctgtctgtgtctgtccgtctgtctatctgtgtgtgtgtgtgtgtgtgtgtgtgtctgtctatctatctatgacaATATTATGACAGTCAGTTAATCAATTCATCACACAATCCATCCATCTACTCTGCTGTCTtcctttctttgtgtgtgtgtgtgtgtgtctgtctgtctgtctgtgtgtgtgtgtgtgtatgtgtgtgtgtctgtctgtctatgataTTAATTATTCttacttaatatataattaaaataaatgggaAACATGATGGGTGTGCAAATGAAATAGAACAGAAATAAACTAGAGACAAAATCAATTCTTACTCTAAAGTGCTTGGTGATGTCCACCTCACAGGGTCGGAGGTTACACAGTCGAGACACTTTCTCCATCAAACAGCCAGGGTTGTCATTAGAGATGCGCTGTGATATGATATTTACCACCACATGGCTCACTGTCCTCACGAGCGTGTCTGGGGTTGGTCTTACGTGGTTTACGGGGCTCTTCGCAGATCCATTTCTCACAACACTGGCCTGGGATCTTCAGTCGCTTGGGGGACTGACACCAGACCCAGGGAGGCATGGACTTCGTGCAAAGTGACACACATCCAATCACCCCATTCACACACAGACAGCGGTACTTACAATTTGGTTGGAAGCTTTGGCCATTACGGTAAATCACACCGTTATACTCACAGCCTGTTCCCATaacatctgaaacaaagaagtcTGGATATTCGTACTGACAACTAAAAGATTTTGTGACAGTTTTGTGCCAGAGTACCAATTTGACACAGAATAAGAAAATAATTAGATATTGTGTGTAATTTGTTGGTACTGAACATGATTGGTCTAGTAATAGTATATACATAAAATGCTAAATTGACATTTTCTCTAGTGGCTTATGTGCATATGcattaatatgaattatattcaattattttattttattttacaatatattaggTAATTCAACTGAAAGTCAcatttacagtcgtggccaaaagttttgagaattacataaatattggaaattggaaaagttgatgcttaagtttttataatagcaatttgcatatgctccagaatgttatgaagagtgatcagatgaattgcatagtccttctttgccatgaaaattaacttattccaaaaaaacctttccactgcatttcattgctgtcattaaaggacctgctgagatcatttcagtaatcgtcttgttaactcaggtgagaatgttgac
Proteins encoded in this region:
- the LOC132103156 gene encoding CCN family member 4-like, with product MEKVSRLCNLRPCEVDITKHFRPGKKCLNIYREPEFQNFTISGCIKYCGVCSDERCCIPYKSKTIEVEFDQSRWFSFFLEIHVDQRLLLQPLLQESK